The sequence below is a genomic window from Flavobacterium keumense.
GCAATCATAGGACCTTTTTATCAATCGAATGTAGAGAAAACAGCTGAACTGTTAAGTGCAAATCAAGTAGCGGTCATTTCACCATTGTCAAAAGAAATAGGAAAATCATATCCTAATTTGTTTCAAACGATTACATCTCCTTCGTTACTTCGTTCCGCTATTTTTGATTTTATGCGTTCCAAAAACGGAAACGTCATTGCAGTGGTGGATAAGAAGAAAGTATCGGTTAAAAAATACATTCAAGACACTCAAAAAGATGTTCGATTAGTCAATTTAACTGAGATGGGAGCATTAATTCCGGAAAGTTTGTCGAGTAAATTGCAAAAAGACAGAATAAATTATGTTGTGCTAGAGACGGAAAGTACGGTTTTGATTAAGGCAACCTTAAAACTGCTTTTATCAAAGCTAAAAGATTGTGCAATCCAATTGGTGATTTTGGAGCCTAATGAAACTTTGGAAACTGACGAAATTGAGTTTTCTGATTTGATAAAACTAAAATTATTGTATCCATCAATGACGCGAGAAAACAATAGTCTAGAAGCTACCGTTTTTGAAAAAAATTACAAACTCAAAAATAAAGTAACGCCAAATACTTTTGCTACTCGAGGTTTTGATGTGACTTTTGATGCTTTGAAGCGGTTGTCACAAGCGAGTAGTTTTTTAGAGAGTGCCTCTAACCAAGTAACCGAACAAGTAGAGAGTAGGTTTGATTATTTTAAAAATGAAACGGGAGGTTATGCTAACAAAGGATTGTATATTTTGTATTACGATACTGATATGACAGTTAAAGAGGCAAAGTAAAACCAATATGGAAAACGATCAAAAACAACTCATTAAACTAGCGCATACCAAAATGCCTTTTGGGAAATACGAAGGTTGGCATTTGATTGATTTGCCGGAATATTACGTGGTTTGGTATAATAACAAAGGTTTTCCTAAAGGGGAATTAGGGCAGCAATTGCAGTTGGTTTATGAATTAAAACTGAACGGCTTAGAAGATTTAATTCGCAATATTAAAAAGCAGTATTCAAAACCATTTAAGGAGTAAAAATCTATAAAATTATCGATTTATAAATAGGTCTAATGCAAATTTAAAATTTCATAATTTCACCTTTTTAAATTCGCATTTTCTCAATTTATAATTGTATTTTTGCGACGTTTTTTACACAACTACAATACAAACTAAATCAGAATGAATCAAACGAAATATATTTTTGTTACTGGCGGTGTAACTTCTTCTTTAGGGAAGGGGATTATAGCGGCATCTTTGGCGAAATTATTACAAGCAAGAGGATATAGAACGACCATTCAAAAGTTCGATCCTTATATCAATGTGGACCCAGGAACGCTAAATCCTTATGAGCATGGAGAGTGTTATGTGACGGATGATGGTGCAGAAACGGATTTGGATTTAGGACACTACGAGCGTTTCTTGAATGTACCCACTTCTCAAGCGAATAATGTAACCACTGGTAGAATCTATCTTTCGGTAATTGAAAAAGAACGTAGAGGAGAATTTTTAGGAAAAACGGTTCAGGTGGTTCCTCATATTACTAATGAAATTAAAGACAGAATGCAATTGCTTGGTAAGTCAGGTGATTACGACATTGTCATAACTGAAATTGGTGGAACTGTGGGTGATATTGAGTCGTTGCCTTATATCGAATCAGTGCGTCAATTAGTTTGGGAATTGGGTGAAAATAACGGAATCGTAGTTCATTTGACTTTGGTGCCGTATTTGGCTGCAGCCGGAGAGTTAAAAACAAAACCAACGCAACACTCGGTGAAAACGTTGATGGAAAGCGGAATCAAAGCAGACATCTTGGTGTGTAGAACAGAACATGAGATTTCGGACGAAATTCGCAATAAATTAGCTTTGTTTTGTAACGTAAAAAGAGAAGCTGTGATTCAATCGATTGATGCTTCTACTATCTATGAAGTGCCTAACTTAATGTTAGAAGAAGGATTGGATGTTGTGGCTTTGAAGAAATTAGATTTACCTAAGAAAGCGGCTCCCGATTTAAAAAATTGGAATACGTTTTTGAAGCGATTAAAAAGTCCAAAACATATTGTGAATATAGGTTTGGTTGGGAAATATGTAGAAATGCAGGATTGTTACAAATCTATTTTGGAGGCCTTCATTCACGCAGGAGCAGCTAACGAAACCAAAGTTAATGTAGTTTCTCTTCATTCGGAATATATTGATGCCTTGAATGTTAAAGAAAAATTAGCAGGATTGGACGCTGTTTTGGTAGCGCCTGGTTTTGGTGAAAGGGGTATTGAAGGAAAAATTGAAACGGTGCGCTATGTGCGTGAAAATAAAATTCCATTTTTCGGAATTTGTTTGGGAATGCAGATGTCAGTAATTGAATACTCAAGAAATGTATTAGGACTTACAGATGCTAATTCGACCGAAATGAACGATAAAACGCCTCATCCTGTGGTTAACTTGATGGAAGAGCAAAAAACAGTTACAGATAAAGGAGGTACAATGCGTTTAGGTGCTTGGAATTGTGATATTAAAGCTGGTACTTTAGCTCATCAAATTTACGGAACAACTTCTATTTCAGAACGCCACCGTCACCGTTATGAATACAATAGTGCGTATTTAGATCAATTGCAAAAAGCAGGATTGCTAGCTTCTGGAACGAATCCACAAACCAGATTGGTAGAAATTGTAGAAATTGAAGATCATCCATTTTTTATTGGAGTACAATACCACCCCGAGTATAAAAGTACAGTAGCTAATCCACATCCTATTTTCGTAAATTTTGTGGCAGCGGCAGTAAAAGCAAAGAAAAAATAATTGAACCCCGTTTCTTAAAAACAATAACTATTTTAAAAGTATAATGGAAGAAAAAAAATTAGACCTGAATTCGATAATTGGTTTTGTATTGATTTTCGGAATCTTGATTTGGATTATGTATCAAAATCAACCTGATCCAAAAGTAATAGCTGCTGAGAAAGCGAAAAAAGAATTGGTTGCCAAGGCGGCTAAGGCTCAAGAATTAGCTCAAAAATCAATTGAAAAAGCTGCTGTAGCTGTTGCTACTACTGGTGATTCAACTCAATTGGCTCAATTGCAAAAAAACTTAGGAAATTTTGCCTATTCAGCAACATTGCCTTCTGCTAAAAACAATTTCACAACTATTGAAAATGATTTGGTACGATTGAAAATTGCCAACAAAGGAGGATTTATCGTTGAGGCAGTGCTAAAGAAATACGAAAAATTTAAAAAAGGTTCGGGTCAGTTAGTCGAGTTGATTAAAAATAATAATGCTAATTTGAATCTTACATTACAAACAAGAGATAACAGAGCCTTGAATACCAAAGATTTGTATTTTGAACCTAGTCTATCAAAGTTAGGAGAAGATCAAATTCTTTCTATGAAATTGAAAGCAGGAGCTAATGAATATTTGGAATACAAATACATTTTGAAACCAAACGATTATATGGTTGGGTTTGACTTGCGCTCCCAAGGATTGAATCAGGTGTTAAATACCGCTAAACCTTTGGATTTGGAATTGGATATGAAAACTTTTAGAAATGAAAAGAGTATTTCATATGAAAACCGTTACGCAGAAATATATTTTGAGTATGAAGGCGACAAAATTGATTATGTAGGTCAGGGAAAGGACAAAGAGGAAACTCCTGAGAAAGTGAATTATATCGCTTTTAAACAACATTTCTTCAGCTCTATTTTATTAACTAATACACCCTTTGCTACCTCAAAATTACATTCGACTAACTTAGTAAATGATGAAGCAGTAGATACTACTTTTACCAAACAATTTAAGGCGTATGTGCCTTTGGCTTTCACAAATGGTGAATTGGATTATAAAATGAATTGGTATTTTGGACCATCAGATTATAAAACATTAAAAAAATACGATAAAAATTTAGAGAAAATTATTCCACTAGGTTGGGGAATTTTTGGGTGGATTAATAAATTTATTTTTATACCGTTATTTGGTTTTATTAGTTCGTTTTTAGGGTTAGGTATTGCAATTATCGTGTTTACGATTTTGATTAAAATTGCCATGTCGCCAATTACGTTTAAGTCATTTTTGTCTCAAGCTAAAATGAAAGTACTGCGTCCTGAGATTACTGAATTGGGTGAAAAATTCAAAAAAGATCCAATGAAGAAACAACAAGAAACGATGAAGCTATACAACAAAGCGGGAGTAAATCCGATGGCAGGTTGTATTCCAGCCTTGATTCAGTTGCCGTTTATGTATGCTTCGTTTCAATTCTTCCCATCAGCTATAGAGTTACGCCAAAAAAGTTTCCTTTGGGCAGACGATTTATCTTCGTTTGACGAAGTAGTACAATTGCCATTCCGAATTCCATTGTATGGCGATCATATTAGTTTATTTCCAATATTAGCCGCGATTGCAATTTTCTTCTACATGAAAATGACTTCAGGTGACCAACAAATGGCAGCGCCACAGCAAGAAGGGATGCCTGATATGGCTAAGATGATGAAATACATGATCTATATTTCGCCATTGATGATGTTGATTTTCTTTAATAGTTATGGAGCGGGATTGAGTTTGTATAACTTTATCTCGAACTTGATTACTATCGGAATTATGATTGTAATTAAAAAGTATTTTATTGATAGTGATAAAATTCACGCTCAAATTGAAGAGAATAAATTGAAAGCGCCAAAGAAACCAAGTAAGTTCCAACAAAAACTGCAAGAAGCAATGGAACAAGCCGAAGCTCAGAAAGCGCAACGCAACAAAAAATAATTTCAAAAAAATCTCGATTCATTTCGGGATTTTTTTTGCAACACTAATTTTCAGTATAATAATTCCGTAGTATAATAAAATATGAGAAGTATAATAGTATTTTTAGTATCCCTCCTTTTTAGCGTTTTACACGCTCAAAATGAGTACAATAAGCTAGATGCTAAAGGATTGAAACACGGCCTTTGGAAAGGCGTGTATGAAGAATCAAAAAGACCTCGTTATCAAGGGACTTTTGAACATGGAAAAGAAGTGGGTGTGTTTCAATTTTTTGATGACACTCAAAAAGGAGATGTGATTGCCACGCGTGAATTTAACCCCAAAGACAATTCGGCTTACACTATTTTTTATGATCAAAATAAAAACAAAGTGAGCGAAGGAAGAGTAGTCAACAAACTTTTTGAAGGGGAGTGGAAATACTATCATTATGCTTCACCAGCTGTAATGACAACTGAAAATTACAAAAACGGCAAATTAGAAGGTGTACGAACGGTGTATTTTCTTAATGGAAAAATAGCCGAACAAATTAATTACGTGAATAACCTAAAGCAAGGTGCTTATAAAAAGTATACCGAAAGTGGGATTGTTTTAGAAGAATCGTTCTTTAAGAATAACGAGTACGACGGATTAGCTATTTTTAGAAATGATAGTGGAACTGTTGTTGCAAAAGGAATGTTTACCAAAGGGTTAAAAACAGGAATTTGGGAAGTTTTGGAAAACGGTAAATTGGTTAAAAAATCCAGTACAGATTTGTCTCAAAAATCGAAAATCTCCTCAACTAAATAAAATCAATTCAAGCAAATGTTTCGTAACTTTGCATCTCATTTAATCCTAATTAATTAGAAATGAAACGTGTAGTTGTTGGTCTTTCAGGAGGTGTTGATTCAAGTGTTGCTGCGTATTTATTACAGCAGCAAGGCTATGAAGTGATTGGGCTTTTTATGAAAAACTGGCACGATGACTCGGTGACTATTTCTAATGAATGTCCGTGGTTAGAGGATAGTAACGATGCGCTTTTAGTAGCTGAAAAACTAGGAATTCCATTTCAAACGGTTGATTTAAGCGAACAATACAAAGAAAAAATCGTGGACTACATGTTCAATGAATACGAAAAAGGACGCACTCCAAATCCCGATGTATTGTGTAATCGCGAAATCAAGTTTGACGTTTTCATGAAAATCGCTTTAAGTCTGGATGCCGATTATGTAGCTACGGGACATTATTGTCAAAAAAGTGAAATAGAGGTGGACGGTACAACTGTTTATCAATTGAAAGCTGGTGCCGATACTAATAAAGATCAATCTTATTTTTTATGTCAGTTATCGCAAGAACAATTGGCAAAAGCCTTATTTCCTATCGGAAATTTAACCAAACCTGAAGTGCGTGAAATTGCGGCGGAGATGGATTTAATTACTGCCGAAAAGAAAGATTCTCAAGGGTTGTGTTTCATTGGCAAAGTACGTTTGCCTGAATTTTTACAACAAAAATTACAGCCAAAAGAAGGTGTGATTGTTCAAATTGACAAGAATCATCCCGTGTATCAGTCCATTCAGCCCGAAGGACTTTCGTTAGAAGAACGTTTGGCATTTGAATCGACTAAAATTAAATATACTCCTGAAATGGGAAAAGTAGTGGGAAAACACCAAGGCGCTCATTATTTTACCATCGGGCAACGCAAGGGACTCAATGTAGGAGGAACAATCGATCCTTTATTTATCATTGCAACTGATGTCGAAACGAATACCATTTATACAGGTTTGACGAGCCAACATCCAGGATTGTTTAGAAAAGCGTTATTTATTGCTAATTCAGAATTGCATTGGGTTCGTACTGATTTGGCTTTAGCCAAAGGCGAATCGATGGAAGTAATGGCGCGTATTCGTTACCGACAACCGTTACAAAAAGCCACTTTGTACCAATTTGAAACTGGTATGTATGTCGCTTTTGAAGAACCGCAGTCGGCGATTACCGAAGGACAATTTGTAGCTTGGCATTTAGGAGAGGAATTAGTGGGTTCTGGAGTAATTTCTTAGTTTAGTATACCCAATTTAAAATAATTGCGTTAGAATGGTTAAAGAAGTCATCTATGAGAATCGTCTGTCTATTTCTTTTATTGCTAACCACTTCAGTAGGATTTTCACAAGAAGATGCTTGGGTTTATTTTACTGCCAAACCCAATACACAAACGTATTTTGATGCGCCTTTGCAAATGCTTTCGCAAAGAGCTTTAGATAGAAGAGTCAGACAAAACATTCCTTTGGACTCTAAAGATGTCCCTATTCCTAAATTATACATCAACCAAATTAAATCCGCTAACGGAATTACGGTAAAAGCTCAGTCCAAATGGTTGAATGCCTTGCATGTTCGAGGCACAGTTACTGCAATCAATGCTTTAAAAAATCTTGCAGTTGTTGAAAAAGTAGTATTTGCGAATCGTTCGTTAAATCCAACAGCTAAATTGATTAGTACTGCAAAACTTAAGGCCGTTAGCAATAAATTGGAAACACAAGTCGATTTTGCTTATGGCTCTTCGGCTAATCAAATCCAGATGCTAAATGGGCAAGTTTTACATCAACAAAATTATACGGCTTCAGATAAAATTATTGCCATTATGGATGCGGGTTTTCCAGGGGTGAATACTGCGCAACCTTTTCAACGCTTACGAGATCATAATAAAATTCTAGGAGGTTATGATTTTGTACATCGTTCTGCTAATTATTATTCTGGAAATCATCATGGCACTATGGTACTTTCCAGTATGGGTGGCTACAAAGAGAACGCTTTGGTGGGAACTGCTCCCGATGCGTCTTATTATTTGTTTATTACAGAAGACACCGCTTCTGAAAATCCCATTGAGGAATCACTTTGGGTGGAAGCTGCTGAGAAAGCTGATAGTTTAGGTGTGGATGTAATCAATACTTCTTTAGGTTATTTTGGTTATGACAATCCGAATTATAGTCACACTTATGCTGATATGTCGGGAAATACAAATTTCATTTCTAAAGGTGCTAATATTGCTTTTTCAAGAGGGATGATTGTAGTGGCATCGGCAGGGAATGAAGGTGGTACTTTAGAACCACATGTAGGTGCACCCGCAGAAGCAACGGATGTAATTGCAGTGGGTGCAGTTACCGCTTCAAAAGTATTGGCCAGTTTTAGTTCAATTGGACCTTCTTATGATGGTAGGGTCAAGCCCAATGTTATGGCGCAAGGTCAAGCGGCAGTGCTTTCAGATGAGTATGGGAATATAGTCACGGCCAGTGGAACCTCGTTTTCAGGACCTATTTTGGCGGGAATGATAGCTAGTTTTTGGCAAGCTTTTCCAAATAAAACCAATCAAGAAATTAGACAATTGGTTCAAGCTTCAGCGGATCGATATGGTAGCCCAAATACTCAATTTGGCTATGGAATACCCGATTTTAGTTTGGCTTTAGCCAATGGACAATTGACCAAAGACGATTTTGTAGTGTATCCCAACCCCAGTGCAGATGTGATCCAATTTAATTTGCCAGAAAATAAAACTATTGGAACCATAGGCATTTACTCTATTTTGGGACAAAAAATAAAATCACAAGAAGTGGCTAATCGATTTGTTACACTTTCTGTAGCCGATTTGCCAAAAGGAATTTATTTTTATACATTCGAATCAGAAGGATTTTCTAAGTCGGGTAAAATCATTAAAAAATAATTTGGTATGAATAGAATAACAGCTCTTTTTAACATTAAATATCCCATTATTCAAGGAGGAATGATTTGGAACAGTGGCTATAAATTAGCCAGTGCTGTGAGTAATGCGGGTGGTTTAGGATTAATTGGTGCGGGTTCTATGTATCCTGAAGTATTGAGAGAACATATTCGGAAATGCCAAAAAGCTACCTCAAAACCTTTTGGGGTAAATGTACCGATGTTGTATCCTAATGTGGAAGAAATTTTTAAAATTATCGTTGATGAAGGAGTAAAAATTGTTTTTACTTCGGCAGGAAATCCCAAAACGTGGACGCCTTATTTGAAAGAAAATGGTATAACGATTGTGCATGTAGTGAGTAGCTCTACTTTTGCCCTAAAGGCTCAAGATGCGGGTGTAGATGCTGTGGTAGCAGAAGGATTTGAAGCGGGAGGACACAATGGTAGAGAAGAAACTACTACACTTACTTTGATCCCGATGATCAAGGAAAAAATTACAATTCCACTGATTGCTGCTGGAGGAATTGCTACCGGTAGAGGAATGCTTGCTGCTATGGTGCTAGGTGCTGATGGAGTACAAATGGGTAGTCGTTTTGTAGCTTCGGTGGAGTCTTCGGCTCACGATAATTTTAAAAATACGGTTATTACTGCCAAAGAAGGAGACACCCAATTGACTCTCAAAGAATTGGCTCCTGTTCGTTTGATTAAGAATAAATTTTACCAAGAAGTACAAGAATTGTATGCTAAAGGCGCTACCAAAGAAGAATTAATCCAATTGTTAGGTCGAGCTAGAGCAAAAAGAGGTATGTTTGAAGGCGATTTGGACGATGGCGAATTGGAGATTGGTCAAATTGCAGGTTTGATTCATGAAATTCAACCCGTTAGTACAATTTTTGAAAACATCATTACTGAATTTCAATTGGCACAAAAAGAGTGCGCACAATGGACATTTTAAATTCTAACGAATGAATAAAATAATTGGATATCTATTTTTTCTTTTCCTAAGTCTAGGATGGCAACAATCCTATGGGCAGGTGTACCAATTTAGTACTTCTGGATTTAGTGTATTAGAAAAAAATGAAAAAGGAAAATGGGGTAATTGGTCTGATTTAGAATTGTCAAAAATGATGGTTTCTTTGGATACCAATAAGAATAGAATTGTGATTTATTCTCAAGTGATTCAATTGTTTGAAATTGTGGAATATATCCCTGTTACTGAGAATGAAACCGATATTGTGTATAGTTTTATTTGTAAAGACAATGATGGAGTGGATTGTACACTATCACTTATTGTGAGAAAAAAACAAGATAATAGGAAACAGTTATATATCAATTACGGTGACCAAATTATAGTGTACAATATATTTAATATAAACTAACTAGCGATTTCAATATCCTTAATGAATTCGTCGTATTCGGCATAAAACAATTCTAGAGCGGTCATTTTTTCGTTGAAAAAGTCAAAAATGGTATCCCAATAATTCCGATTACTAACGCTTACTCCGTTTTGTTCTACCCAAATTCGGCTTATAGTTTTACCGTTTTCCAAATAGTAATTTTTTTCAAAAACCAAATCAGATACAAACTCTTCTTCTAGAATGTTTTTTAGAGTTTCTAATTTTTCAAAGTAGGCGATTCGCTTTTCGTCGTTGCGAGGTTCAATGTCGATAAGGACTTGTGCTTTTTTATTGTCAACATAAAATTTAAATGCAAAATCTTTGATTTTGGTATCATACAACAGCCATTTTCTAGGATATTTTTCGGCGAAGGCAATCCAAAATTCGCGTTTCAATCGTTGAGCTTCCTCTTTACTGTACATAGGTTTTTGTTTTGGTACCAGAAAGTTTGCGTACTTGCTTTTTCTAAACTATATTTATATGTTGTTTGTTCCTGCAAAAATAGGTTTTGATTATGGATTTTCAAGAATTTTTACAGTTTGTTCCTAAATTAATTGTAGCCAATCTCCCTGCAACGGCAGCGCATGCTAAAATGGCTCCTTTGGAACGTTTGGCTAATTTGGAAAACCCCTCTTTTGCAAACAAAAATCCAAGAACTGCTGCGGTATTGATGCTGTGTTATCCAAAAAATGGACTCACTCATTTAGTTTTGATTGTTCGCAATTCGTATAAAGGCGTGCATTCTGCCCAAATCGCTTTCCCAGGGGGCAAGTACGAAAAAGAGGATGCGAATTTTGCAGCTACTGCAATTCGAGAAACGTATGAAGAAGTGGGCATTCATCCTGATAAAATTGAGATTGTAAAGTCATTTACGGAAGTGTATATTCCGCCGAGTAATTTTATGGTGTATCCTTATTTAGGAATTTGCAGTGAAGAAATCACATTTAGCCCAGATCCTTTAGAAGTCGCAGAAATTATTGAACTTCCGTTAGCTACTTTTTTGAGTGACACCCTAATTGTAACTACTCAGATGCAAACTTCGTATGCAAATTCAATTGACGTTCCTGCTTTTGAAATAGAAAGTCATATTGTTTGGGGAGCTACTGCGATGATGTTGAGTGAGTTGAAAGAAGTCTTTGTGAGTGCTTTTAATTCATAATTTTTTCTGGCTAGTGGTTCATTTGCACCCAAAAATAAATTTTGTATGTTTGTTTTTTTTAAATATTTAAAAATACAATTTATTTATGGGATTGTTAAAGAGAAATCCTTTTGGTCATATCCTATTTATTAAAAAGTGGCTCATCCGAGTTTTAGGATGTTTGACTCACAGGCGTTACAGAGGATTTAACGAATTGCAAATAGAAGGTTCTGAAATAATTAAGAGCTTGCCAGATACCAATGTTTTATTTATTTCCAATCATCAAACCTATTTTGCTGATGTAGTGGCGATGTTTCATGTGTTCAATGCGAGTTTGAGTGGTCGTACCGATTCCATTAAAAATGTAGGGTATTTATGGCAACCTAAAATGAATATTTATTATGTCGCTGCAAAAGAAACCATGCAAGCAGGCTTATTACCTAGAATTTTGGCGTATGTAGGCGCTATTACTGTAGAGCGTACTTGGCGATCTAAAGGGGTTGATGTGACCGAGAAAAGAGAAGTGAATCCAAACGATACGGAGAATATAAAAATTGCGTTAGCTGACGGTTGGGTAATTACATTTCCACAAGGCACTACCAAATCTTTTAAACCAGTTCGAAAAGGTACAGCACATATTATTAAGCAGCATAAACCAATTGTAGTGCCTATTGTAATTGATGGCTTTAGACGCTCATTTGATAAAAAAGGATTGCGAATGAAAAAGAAAGGCATCTTACAATCATTTATCATCAAAGAACCTTTAGCAATTGATTATGAAAACGATACCATTGACGAAATTGTTGAAAAAGTAGAATATGCAATTGAGCAGCATCCTTCTTTCTTGAAAGTAATTCCAGCTGAAGAGATCGAAGAGCAAGAACGTTTAAATTCGCTACGAAATTGGGAATGTTAGTATAAAAAAGAGGCAATTGCCTCTTTTTTTATGATTCTATTTTTTGAAGTTCTTCGTAATTGTCTTTTAATTTCTTTAGGAAATTGCCGTAAAGAAGTTTGTAGAACAACCAAATTCCTAACATAGTAACAATCATTATAAATCCAATAGCTAAAAAGTTATTTTCATCTAATACTTTTTTGTATTGTGATGGGTTAGCCGAATTATATCCGTCATTAAATGAGGCAATCCCAGTGTAAACACCCACAATTCCACCAATAATAATATTCCAAAAGATATAATACGTTACAATTTTTCTTGTTCGTAAAATGCCAGTTATTAGTTTTTTGGATGAATCAAGTGAAGAAATCGTTTTATAGTTCTTATAGAATAGAAAAATAAAACTTGTTATTACGATATAATTTGTAATGTCAACAATATGCAAGTAAGGGTGATTACTATTTATAGCTTTCATTCTATCATCACTTAATAACAATCCGATCCCATTCAAAATAACAAATTCTAAAATGCTCACAATTAAAATCCACTTCACTACTGAAGATGATTTTTTGTGAATCATTGCATAAATATCTTTTTCGCTCAATTGTTCAAAAGAAGTTGCATTCTTTTGCCAGTCTTTCTTTAGTAAATCCAGCTCTTTCATATTCCTTTAGGATTTAATAGTTTTTTTAATTTTCCTTTAATTCGGTTCATCTTTACTCTAGCATTCACTTCGCTAATCCCTAAGGTTTCGGCAATTTCAGTGTAATCTTTGTCTTCCAAATACATAAAAATGAGGGCTTTTTCTATGTCATTCAATTGGTAAACGGCTTGGTATAATAATTTGAGTTGTTCTTCTTCTTCGTAATTGTATTGAACTTCGGGGACAAAGTGAGAATTGCCTTCATAGCCTACTGTGTTTATGGAACGCTTCGTCTTTCGGTATAGAGTAATGGCAGTATTCAAAGCAACACGATACGCCCAAGTTGAAAATTTACTGTCGCCTCTAAACTTAGGATAGGCTTTCCAAAGCTGAATTGTAATTTCTTGGAACAAATCTTTGTGCGCGTCTTCATCCTCAGTATACAATCTACATATTTTGTGGATTATATTCTGATTCTCTCGCAGTTGCTGTACAAAAGAGTGTTCTAAGTCCGATTTCATATTGGGGTTAGTAGTATATTTTGGGATTATGTTACATCATTTCACCGCAAAGACGCAAAGACGCAATTTTTGCATTTAATTTTTGCAATTGATATTGAATTTGATTTTTGACATTGTTAATTTCACAAGGGTTTGTTTTTGTAATAATTGACCATTAAGTTCACAAATTTACTATAGCCTTCCATTCCGTCTTTTTGTTGGTTCCATTTTAAAAAAGTATCATAAAACAAATGGAATCCTGTTTCGATTGGAGTTTCATAAGCTTTCCAAAAGTCATTGCTCTCTTTATAATTTTGTAAAATACCGGGATGAACAGTTTGGACTAATTGCTTGTAAACAGCTTTATTTCGTACTTGCCAATTGGCTAAAGAATACCGCAAAGCGAAACTATATCCGGAGTATTTAAAATACAAGTCCTTGTTTTTTACCGATGCCATAAATCCGATAAAATTGCATTCACTTTCGCTGGCATAACCCATTTGGTGT
It includes:
- a CDS encoding S8 family serine peptidase gives rise to the protein MRIVCLFLLLLTTSVGFSQEDAWVYFTAKPNTQTYFDAPLQMLSQRALDRRVRQNIPLDSKDVPIPKLYINQIKSANGITVKAQSKWLNALHVRGTVTAINALKNLAVVEKVVFANRSLNPTAKLISTAKLKAVSNKLETQVDFAYGSSANQIQMLNGQVLHQQNYTASDKIIAIMDAGFPGVNTAQPFQRLRDHNKILGGYDFVHRSANYYSGNHHGTMVLSSMGGYKENALVGTAPDASYYLFITEDTASENPIEESLWVEAAEKADSLGVDVINTSLGYFGYDNPNYSHTYADMSGNTNFISKGANIAFSRGMIVVASAGNEGGTLEPHVGAPAEATDVIAVGAVTASKVLASFSSIGPSYDGRVKPNVMAQGQAAVLSDEYGNIVTASGTSFSGPILAGMIASFWQAFPNKTNQEIRQLVQASADRYGSPNTQFGYGIPDFSLALANGQLTKDDFVVYPNPSADVIQFNLPENKTIGTIGIYSILGQKIKSQEVANRFVTLSVADLPKGIYFYTFESEGFSKSGKIIKK
- a CDS encoding NAD(P)H-dependent flavin oxidoreductase; the encoded protein is MNRITALFNIKYPIIQGGMIWNSGYKLASAVSNAGGLGLIGAGSMYPEVLREHIRKCQKATSKPFGVNVPMLYPNVEEIFKIIVDEGVKIVFTSAGNPKTWTPYLKENGITIVHVVSSSTFALKAQDAGVDAVVAEGFEAGGHNGREETTTLTLIPMIKEKITIPLIAAGGIATGRGMLAAMVLGADGVQMGSRFVASVESSAHDNFKNTVITAKEGDTQLTLKELAPVRLIKNKFYQEVQELYAKGATKEELIQLLGRARAKRGMFEGDLDDGELEIGQIAGLIHEIQPVSTIFENIITEFQLAQKECAQWTF
- a CDS encoding DUF4268 domain-containing protein; amino-acid sequence: MYSKEEAQRLKREFWIAFAEKYPRKWLLYDTKIKDFAFKFYVDNKKAQVLIDIEPRNDEKRIAYFEKLETLKNILEEEFVSDLVFEKNYYLENGKTISRIWVEQNGVSVSNRNYWDTIFDFFNEKMTALELFYAEYDEFIKDIEIAS
- a CDS encoding NUDIX hydrolase, which gives rise to MDFQEFLQFVPKLIVANLPATAAHAKMAPLERLANLENPSFANKNPRTAAVLMLCYPKNGLTHLVLIVRNSYKGVHSAQIAFPGGKYEKEDANFAATAIRETYEEVGIHPDKIEIVKSFTEVYIPPSNFMVYPYLGICSEEITFSPDPLEVAEIIELPLATFLSDTLIVTTQMQTSYANSIDVPAFEIESHIVWGATAMMLSELKEVFVSAFNS
- a CDS encoding lysophospholipid acyltransferase family protein gives rise to the protein MGLLKRNPFGHILFIKKWLIRVLGCLTHRRYRGFNELQIEGSEIIKSLPDTNVLFISNHQTYFADVVAMFHVFNASLSGRTDSIKNVGYLWQPKMNIYYVAAKETMQAGLLPRILAYVGAITVERTWRSKGVDVTEKREVNPNDTENIKIALADGWVITFPQGTTKSFKPVRKGTAHIIKQHKPIVVPIVIDGFRRSFDKKGLRMKKKGILQSFIIKEPLAIDYENDTIDEIVEKVEYAIEQHPSFLKVIPAEEIEEQERLNSLRNWEC
- a CDS encoding RNA polymerase sigma factor, whose translation is MKSDLEHSFVQQLRENQNIIHKICRLYTEDEDAHKDLFQEITIQLWKAYPKFRGDSKFSTWAYRVALNTAITLYRKTKRSINTVGYEGNSHFVPEVQYNYEEEEQLKLLYQAVYQLNDIEKALIFMYLEDKDYTEIAETLGISEVNARVKMNRIKGKLKKLLNPKGI